The following proteins come from a genomic window of Shewanella halifaxensis HAW-EB4:
- a CDS encoding DUF998 domain-containing protein, with product MDDKLQHQSIQYDLHRLVVLMIFIGASIAATGVYLSVWFEYQNIGIDVLNHRADFLGDYTKTPYAFIYNMSLMVAGLCTLLSMTGLYLLRLSSFSRYLSLSGSVVGLSIVLMGMFPINYLEVHRLISTCYLIGTVVMFFLCISDKFSHNSVCSWPVFFLSVLGFIAASGLVLQLNWHTLDYTPCINHTIKQHYCWVAITMWTLTNIIMLWCLAFAWSIRNIAIKNYLELSQRYLAGEY from the coding sequence ATGGACGATAAATTACAGCACCAATCGATACAGTATGATCTTCACCGCTTAGTGGTGTTGATGATTTTTATCGGTGCCTCAATTGCAGCAACGGGCGTGTATTTATCCGTCTGGTTTGAATATCAAAATATAGGTATCGACGTCTTAAATCATCGCGCCGATTTTCTTGGAGACTACACCAAAACGCCCTATGCCTTTATCTACAATATGTCCTTAATGGTTGCAGGGCTTTGTACTTTACTATCGATGACAGGTTTATACCTGCTACGGCTCAGCTCCTTTAGTCGTTACTTGTCGCTTAGCGGCTCTGTAGTGGGTTTATCTATTGTCTTAATGGGTATGTTCCCCATTAATTACCTTGAAGTTCATCGATTAATATCGACTTGCTACCTCATCGGTACGGTAGTGATGTTTTTTCTCTGTATAAGCGACAAGTTTAGTCATAATTCAGTTTGTAGCTGGCCAGTATTCTTTTTAAGTGTCCTAGGTTTTATCGCTGCATCTGGGCTGGTGCTTCAACTTAACTGGCACACCTTAGACTATACCCCTTGTATCAATCACACGATTAAACAGCATTACTGCTGGGTTGCTATTACTATGTGGACCCTGACCAATATCATCATGCTTTGGTGTCTTGCATTCGCTTGGAGCATACGTAATATTGCGATTAAAAATTACCTAGAACTGTCACAGCGCTACTTAGCTGGAGAGTATTAA
- a CDS encoding RNA pseudouridine synthase, whose translation MRLAKYLALTGCCSRRAATRLIRDGQVRINDRLANHVDSVSLIDTPEGQRSAEQIYVNDELVCPIEAKAYWLFNKSVGTDSRLLAHLPNSLIHLLPETPRLYPIGRLDKDSRGLLILTNDGELTHKLMHPDFGHAKTYHVQLDRDFDDAFLASMAAGVSYKDVTTLPCIMQRLAADKYQITLTQGLNRQIRRMSQALGFKVIDLKRVSIQSLQLGDLAEGSMRPLSSAELADLLASVACPESSA comes from the coding sequence ATGAGACTCGCAAAATACCTTGCCCTAACCGGCTGTTGCTCCCGTCGTGCGGCGACCCGCTTGATAAGAGACGGCCAAGTTCGCATTAATGACCGACTCGCAAATCATGTCGATAGCGTCAGCCTCATCGACACCCCAGAAGGACAGCGCAGCGCCGAGCAGATCTATGTTAACGATGAGCTCGTTTGCCCTATCGAAGCCAAGGCCTATTGGTTGTTTAATAAATCCGTCGGCACAGATAGCCGCTTGCTCGCTCATCTACCAAACAGTCTAATACACCTTTTGCCAGAGACACCGCGGCTCTACCCCATCGGCCGTCTCGATAAAGACAGTCGTGGCTTACTGATCTTAACCAACGATGGTGAGCTGACCCATAAGCTAATGCACCCCGATTTTGGCCATGCTAAGACTTACCATGTGCAGCTCGACCGTGATTTTGATGATGCTTTTCTGGCAAGCATGGCCGCCGGGGTGAGTTATAAGGATGTCACCACCTTGCCGTGTATCATGCAGCGTTTAGCTGCTGATAAGTATCAGATTACGTTGACCCAGGGGCTTAATCGTCAAATACGCCGTATGTCTCAGGCTTTGGGGTTTAAGGTTATCGACCTTAAACGGGTATCGATTCAGAGTTTGCAGTTAGGGGATTTGGCAGAAGGGTCGATGAGACCTTTGAGTTCTGCAGAGTTAGCAGATTTGTTGGCTTCTGTAGCTTGCCCAGAAAGCAGCGCTTGA
- a CDS encoding S46 family peptidase: MKKWLLTAAIATSFGAVADEGMWQPHQLPAMADELKAKGLEIDVNSISKLTEFPMNAVISLGGCTASFVSPKGLVVTNHHCAYGSIQYNSTPENNLLRDGFLAKTFADELPATPGSRVYVTESVVDVTDKVKDGLENKIGNAFYKGVEQKEKGLVAECEKEDGYRCKVYSFHGGLEYYLVKQLEIRDVRLVYNPAASVGKYGGDVDNWMWPRHTGDYSFYRAYVSKDGKPADFSKDNVPFEPKSFLKVSAKGVSEGDFVMVAGYPGRTNRYRTAYEVENQFEWSYPEGKVLRERLIEIIKETAPEGSDERIKYESSIAGLANYAKNFTSMIEFYGKSTMLDDRKALEQKLANWINADSKRKQQYGKVLAELDKLIAKSQQDQERDLLLGYMGYSTMMSTANRLYRLANEKALPDMEREPGYQDRDMTRFTSGMERIERRYAASVDKAMLADLITRYAALPKDQRLPAFDKAFGITDNFDAAKLNKTLDKMYANTSLSDKEVRLAWMEKSVVEFNNSKDPFIQYAVATYDERMKREKEKKQLAGELMKVRPMYMDAIIAYNRELGKPVYADANSSLRVTVGHVKGYSPEDGLYAEPFTRLEGILAKDTGVEPFNAPAKELELIANKQYGDYYVKSLDSVPVNFLSTLDTTGGNSGSPTLNGRAELVGLLFDGVYESIIGDWGYDTETNRSIQVDSRYMLWVMKYLDNADNLLEEMEIVN, translated from the coding sequence ATGAAAAAATGGCTTTTGACAGCGGCTATCGCAACCTCTTTTGGTGCCGTAGCTGACGAAGGTATGTGGCAGCCTCATCAACTTCCTGCCATGGCAGACGAACTGAAAGCGAAGGGATTAGAAATTGACGTTAACTCAATTTCAAAACTGACCGAATTTCCAATGAACGCCGTGATCAGCCTTGGCGGCTGTACGGCATCATTTGTATCACCCAAAGGGCTAGTGGTAACTAACCATCACTGCGCTTACGGCTCAATCCAGTACAACTCAACACCAGAAAACAATCTGCTTCGTGACGGTTTTCTCGCTAAGACATTTGCCGATGAGCTGCCGGCAACCCCAGGCTCGCGTGTCTACGTGACAGAAAGCGTTGTCGATGTGACCGACAAGGTAAAAGATGGCCTTGAAAACAAAATCGGTAATGCGTTTTACAAAGGCGTAGAGCAAAAAGAGAAAGGCTTAGTGGCCGAATGTGAGAAAGAGGACGGTTACCGCTGTAAGGTATACAGCTTCCACGGCGGCCTCGAGTACTACCTAGTTAAGCAGTTAGAAATTCGCGATGTGCGCCTAGTATATAACCCAGCGGCAAGCGTAGGTAAGTACGGCGGCGATGTCGATAACTGGATGTGGCCACGTCACACAGGCGACTACTCATTCTACCGCGCCTATGTATCGAAAGATGGCAAGCCTGCAGATTTCAGCAAAGACAACGTGCCATTTGAGCCAAAGAGCTTCTTGAAAGTCTCGGCTAAAGGCGTCAGCGAAGGTGATTTCGTGATGGTCGCAGGCTATCCCGGCCGTACCAACCGTTACCGCACCGCTTACGAAGTGGAAAACCAGTTTGAGTGGTCGTATCCAGAAGGTAAAGTCTTACGTGAGCGCCTAATCGAGATCATCAAAGAAACCGCGCCAGAGGGCAGCGATGAGCGCATCAAGTATGAAAGCTCAATTGCAGGCCTTGCTAACTATGCTAAAAACTTCACCTCGATGATCGAGTTTTACGGCAAATCAACCATGCTTGATGACCGTAAGGCGCTCGAGCAAAAACTGGCTAACTGGATTAATGCTGACAGCAAGCGTAAGCAGCAATACGGTAAAGTGCTCGCAGAGCTGGATAAGTTAATCGCCAAGAGCCAGCAAGACCAAGAGCGTGATCTACTACTAGGCTACATGGGTTACAGCACCATGATGAGCACGGCAAATCGCTTATATCGTCTCGCCAATGAAAAAGCCCTGCCAGATATGGAGCGTGAGCCAGGTTACCAAGACCGTGATATGACTCGCTTTACCTCGGGCATGGAGCGTATCGAGCGCCGTTATGCGGCCAGTGTTGATAAAGCCATGCTAGCGGATCTCATTACTCGCTACGCAGCGCTACCGAAAGATCAGCGCCTACCCGCGTTTGATAAAGCCTTTGGGATCACCGATAACTTCGATGCGGCTAAGCTCAACAAGACCCTTGATAAGATGTACGCCAACACATCGCTTTCTGATAAAGAAGTGCGCCTAGCGTGGATGGAGAAGTCTGTAGTTGAGTTCAACAACTCAAAAGACCCGTTCATTCAGTACGCGGTAGCGACTTATGACGAGCGCATGAAGCGTGAAAAAGAGAAAAAGCAGTTAGCGGGTGAGCTAATGAAGGTGCGTCCTATGTATATGGACGCCATCATCGCCTATAACCGCGAGCTAGGTAAGCCAGTTTACGCCGATGCCAACTCAAGCCTACGTGTGACCGTGGGTCATGTGAAAGGTTACTCACCTGAAGATGGCCTTTACGCAGAGCCGTTTACTCGTTTAGAGGGTATTTTAGCGAAAGACACGGGTGTTGAGCCGTTTAACGCACCGGCTAAAGAGCTAGAGCTTATCGCGAACAAGCAGTACGGTGATTACTATGTAAAGTCTCTGGACTCAGTGCCAGTTAACTTCCTATCGACTCTCGATACCACTGGTGGTAACTCTGGTTCACCCACTTTGAATGGTCGCGCCGAGTTGGTTGGCCTGCTGTTTGACGGTGTGTACGAGAGCATTATCGGTGACTGGGGTTACGATACTGAGACTAACCGTTCTATCCAAGTGGATAGCCGTTATATGCTTTGGGTAATGAAGTACTTAGATAATGCCGATAACCTATTAGAAGAGATGGAAATTGTTAATTAA
- the deoD gene encoding purine-nucleoside phosphorylase, producing the protein MTPHINAADGAFAKTVLMPGDPLRAKYIADNFLDNAVLVTDVRNMLGYTGEYKGKKISVMGSGMGIPSISIYAKELITEYGVENIIRIGSCGAVSNNIKLMDVVMAMGASTDSAVNRTRFANTDFAMIADFNLLKRAADSAEKLGASYHVGNLYSSDLFYSSDENRYDLMEKYGILGVEMEAAGLYGVATEFGANALAMMTVTDHLRQGLHLTAEERQQTLNDMIKLTLDAVEDLL; encoded by the coding sequence ATGACTCCACATATCAATGCCGCTGATGGCGCATTTGCTAAAACCGTATTAATGCCTGGCGATCCGCTAAGAGCTAAATACATTGCAGACAACTTTTTAGATAATGCAGTACTAGTGACTGATGTTCGTAATATGTTGGGTTATACCGGTGAATACAAAGGCAAGAAGATCTCTGTAATGGGTTCAGGCATGGGGATCCCATCGATCTCAATTTATGCCAAAGAGCTAATCACCGAATATGGCGTTGAGAACATTATCCGCATTGGTTCATGTGGTGCGGTAAGTAACAATATTAAGTTGATGGATGTGGTAATGGCGATGGGCGCGAGCACAGATTCTGCCGTTAACAGAACCCGTTTTGCTAACACAGATTTTGCTATGATTGCCGATTTTAACTTGTTGAAGCGTGCTGCAGACTCTGCTGAAAAGTTAGGTGCTAGCTACCATGTGGGTAACTTGTACTCTTCAGACCTGTTCTATAGCAGCGATGAGAACCGTTACGACTTGATGGAAAAGTACGGCATCTTAGGTGTCGAAATGGAAGCAGCAGGTCTTTATGGTGTAGCGACCGAGTTTGGTGCTAACGCACTGGCTATGATGACGGTAACCGATCACCTTCGCCAAGGCTTACACCTAACGGCCGAAGAGCGTCAGCAGACACTAAACGATATGATAAAGCTCACATTAGATGCTGTTGAAGATCTTCTTTAA
- a CDS encoding DUF2238 domain-containing protein, which produces MVYEGEILNKSAVWLVTFFAVLIWSGINPKDQFTWFLEVVPALIALPILIYTRNSFTLTNLAYGLILVHCIILMVGGHYTYAEVPLFDWISDWTGGERNNYDKVGHFAQGFIPAILAREVFIRLSVVKLGAWCNFLAVCFTLAFSAFYELIEWWVAELTGEDAEAFLGTQGYVWDTQSDMAMALVGAISAIVLLSRVHDKQLRVKLAEDKL; this is translated from the coding sequence ATGGTATATGAGGGCGAAATTTTGAATAAAAGTGCTGTATGGCTAGTGACATTCTTCGCCGTATTAATCTGGTCAGGGATTAATCCTAAGGATCAATTTACCTGGTTTTTAGAGGTCGTACCGGCCTTAATCGCCCTGCCTATTCTGATCTACACCCGCAATAGCTTCACATTAACGAATTTGGCCTACGGCTTGATCTTGGTTCACTGCATTATTTTGATGGTCGGTGGGCATTACACTTATGCCGAGGTGCCGCTGTTTGATTGGATTAGCGATTGGACGGGCGGGGAGCGTAATAACTACGACAAGGTCGGGCATTTTGCCCAAGGTTTTATTCCCGCTATTTTGGCGCGTGAAGTGTTTATACGCCTCAGTGTTGTTAAATTAGGTGCTTGGTGTAACTTTCTTGCAGTCTGTTTTACTTTAGCATTCTCTGCTTTTTATGAGCTAATAGAGTGGTGGGTTGCCGAGTTGACAGGTGAGGATGCCGAGGCGTTTTTAGGCACGCAAGGATACGTGTGGGACACCCAGTCCGATATGGCAATGGCGCTGGTGGGAGCAATATCTGCCATTGTATTGCTCAGTCGTGTACATGATAAGCAGTTACGAGTAAAACTAGCTGAAGACAAATTATGA
- a CDS encoding NupC/NupG family nucleoside CNT transporter: MEVFISLFGMLCLMGLAVALSENRKAINPRTVLGALAFQVAFGAFVMYVPMGQAVLDGASSGVMHVIGYANEGLAFLFGDLAKFGVGFIFVINVLFVVVFISSLIAVLYYLGIMQLIIGLIGGGLSKLLGSSRAESLSATANIFVGPIEAPSMVRPFVKHMTRSELFAVMTGGLASVAGGTMIGYIQMGVDVKYVLTAAFMTAPAGLLFAKLIWPETETPLNDIKKVMDDVTDKPANVLDAAAGGAAMGMQQVLSVSALLLAFVALIAMVNGILGGIGGWFGIEDLTMQAILGYLLAPLAWVMGVPWSEATQAASFIGQKMVINEFVAYIDFLKVSDQLSEKTQIIISFALCGFANIGSLAMVIGGLAALCPERRHDLSALGMKALIAAALANLMSGTIAGLLYSLAG; this comes from the coding sequence ATGGAAGTTTTCATCAGTTTGTTCGGCATGCTTTGCCTTATGGGCTTAGCGGTTGCATTATCAGAAAATAGAAAAGCAATTAACCCTAGAACCGTACTGGGTGCGCTGGCATTTCAAGTCGCCTTTGGTGCCTTTGTTATGTACGTTCCTATGGGTCAGGCAGTGCTTGATGGTGCATCAAGTGGTGTGATGCACGTTATCGGCTATGCCAATGAAGGCTTAGCATTCCTATTTGGTGATCTGGCTAAATTTGGTGTTGGCTTCATTTTTGTTATTAACGTGCTATTTGTTGTGGTTTTCATTAGCTCATTGATCGCCGTACTTTATTATCTTGGTATTATGCAATTGATTATTGGCCTTATTGGTGGCGGTTTATCAAAGCTACTGGGTTCTAGCCGTGCGGAATCACTATCAGCAACAGCCAATATCTTTGTAGGCCCAATTGAGGCCCCTTCAATGGTACGCCCATTTGTAAAGCACATGACTCGCTCTGAGCTATTCGCAGTAATGACTGGCGGCTTGGCATCGGTTGCTGGCGGCACCATGATTGGTTATATCCAGATGGGCGTTGACGTTAAATACGTGCTTACTGCTGCATTTATGACGGCGCCAGCAGGTTTACTGTTTGCTAAGTTGATATGGCCTGAGACCGAAACACCACTAAACGACATCAAGAAAGTGATGGACGATGTGACTGACAAGCCAGCTAATGTTCTCGATGCAGCAGCGGGCGGCGCAGCAATGGGCATGCAGCAAGTATTGTCTGTATCAGCGCTGCTATTAGCGTTTGTCGCACTGATCGCCATGGTTAACGGTATTTTAGGCGGCATAGGTGGTTGGTTTGGTATTGAAGACCTAACCATGCAGGCTATATTAGGTTACCTACTTGCACCACTTGCATGGGTGATGGGTGTGCCTTGGAGTGAAGCGACACAAGCGGCGTCGTTTATCGGCCAGAAGATGGTGATTAACGAGTTCGTTGCTTATATCGACTTCTTAAAAGTGTCTGACCAGCTATCAGAAAAGACCCAAATCATTATCAGTTTCGCACTGTGCGGTTTCGCTAACATCGGCTCACTGGCCATGGTCATTGGTGGTTTAGCGGCACTTTGCCCTGAACGTCGCCATGACTTAAGTGCTCTAGGTATGAAGGCACTGATTGCCGCTGCTCTAGCGAACTTAATGAGCGGTACCATCGCAGGTTTACTATATAGCTTAGCGGGTTAA
- the katB gene encoding catalase KatB, whose product MSQHNRVLTTQNGAPISDDQNSLSAGERGPLLLQDWHLIEKLAHFNRERIPERIVHAKGTGVYGTFTLTRDMSEYTIADHFNGVGKQTETFVRFSTVGGEMGSADAERDPRGFGLRFYTTRGNHDIVGNNTPTFFLRDGIKFPDFIHTQKRNPQTNLKDPHAMWDFWALNPEAMHQVTILMSDRGIPANYRQMHGYGSHTFSFWNAEGERFWVKFHYKTKQGIANLTAEQADTLKGIDPDSSQRDMVAAISDGNFPKWAVNVQIMPEADANTYKINPFDLTKVWSHTDYPLIEIGELELNRMPQNYFAEVEQVALAPSNLVPGVGASPDKMLQARLFAYADAQRYRIGVNYNQLPVNCPHATTANHHQRGGAMAGTQCPFSGSQTGGDASSNYGPNSNDGLQELAQFAEPPLRLDGEADRYSRYDQDDFSQAGDLYRLLPEDEKARLVANIVSTLSVVSEATQNKMVEHFSAADSDYGQRVKEALKAG is encoded by the coding sequence ATGAGTCAGCATAACCGAGTTCTTACCACACAAAATGGCGCACCAATCAGCGATGACCAAAATTCACTATCCGCTGGAGAGCGTGGCCCGCTTTTGCTGCAAGATTGGCATTTAATTGAGAAGCTTGCCCACTTTAACCGCGAGCGCATTCCTGAGCGTATCGTGCATGCAAAAGGAACCGGGGTGTATGGCACATTTACGCTAACCCGTGACATGAGCGAATACACCATTGCCGATCACTTTAACGGTGTGGGCAAGCAGACTGAAACTTTCGTGCGTTTCTCAACGGTAGGTGGTGAGATGGGCAGCGCTGATGCCGAGCGTGATCCTCGCGGATTTGGCTTACGTTTCTATACCACACGTGGTAATCACGATATCGTGGGTAACAACACGCCGACTTTCTTCTTGCGTGATGGCATTAAGTTCCCAGACTTTATTCATACTCAAAAGCGCAATCCGCAAACCAACCTTAAAGATCCTCATGCGATGTGGGACTTTTGGGCACTAAACCCTGAAGCCATGCATCAAGTGACTATCTTAATGTCAGACCGCGGTATTCCTGCAAACTACCGTCAGATGCACGGTTATGGTTCGCACACTTTCTCTTTCTGGAATGCAGAAGGTGAACGTTTCTGGGTTAAATTCCACTATAAGACTAAGCAGGGCATCGCCAACTTAACGGCAGAGCAGGCAGATACTCTAAAAGGGATCGATCCAGACTCATCTCAGCGCGATATGGTTGCCGCCATTAGCGATGGTAACTTCCCGAAGTGGGCGGTAAACGTGCAAATTATGCCTGAAGCTGATGCGAACACCTATAAGATCAACCCGTTTGACCTGACTAAAGTATGGTCACACACAGATTACCCACTGATTGAAATTGGTGAGCTTGAGCTTAACCGTATGCCGCAAAACTACTTTGCTGAGGTTGAGCAGGTAGCGTTAGCGCCAAGCAACCTAGTACCAGGAGTGGGTGCATCACCAGATAAGATGCTGCAAGCGCGTTTATTTGCTTATGCTGATGCCCAGCGTTACCGCATAGGCGTCAACTATAACCAGTTACCAGTAAACTGCCCCCATGCAACTACGGCTAATCATCACCAACGTGGTGGTGCGATGGCGGGAACACAATGCCCATTCTCAGGCAGCCAGACTGGTGGCGATGCAAGCAGTAACTATGGCCCTAACAGCAATGATGGTCTGCAAGAACTGGCGCAATTTGCCGAGCCACCATTGCGTTTAGATGGTGAAGCTGACCGTTACAGCCGTTATGACCAAGATGACTTCAGTCAAGCCGGTGATCTATACCGTTTATTGCCTGAAGATGAGAAGGCAAGATTGGTTGCTAACATCGTTAGCACGTTAAGTGTAGTGAGCGAAGCGACCCAAAATAAGATGGTCGAGCACTTCAGCGCCGCCGATAGCGATTACGGTCAGCGAGTCAAAGAAGCGTTAAAGGCCGGATAA
- a CDS encoding amino acid permease, which translates to MNSKILGSIAIVAGTAIGGGMLALPLATASLGTIPALLLLITIWGVSIYTSLLMLEINLRVGVGLNLHSITGKTLGKLGQLIQGGSFLSLLFALTMVYLMGGSSLLESKMELVGMKMDNQFAVLLFTLIFGGFIAVGVGWIDKVSRVLFTTMIALLVVVVAYLMPEVDMGMMMTNTTDSLVDGRDLTNLWLAAIPIVFTSFGFHVCIATIVRYLDGDAMSLRKVLIIGSTIPLVCYILWLVVTLGTLGGKTVHEFDGSLPLLVTALQGVAESSILKHFIDLFANLALVTSFLGVTMSLFDYVAELTRAKESWKGRAQTWLLTFIPPLLCALYYPDGFFKVLGFAAIPLVVMIIFLPIAMALGLRKQNLGGYQVSGGNAALGLAAVAGLTIILAQLWVAL; encoded by the coding sequence GTGAACTCAAAAATACTTGGCTCTATCGCCATTGTTGCCGGAACGGCAATTGGTGGTGGCATGTTGGCATTACCGCTGGCTACTGCTTCATTAGGTACCATTCCCGCGCTGCTGTTACTTATCACGATTTGGGGTGTATCTATCTATACCTCCCTATTAATGCTTGAAATTAACCTACGTGTTGGTGTTGGCTTAAACCTGCATAGCATCACGGGTAAAACCTTAGGTAAGCTAGGTCAGCTTATTCAAGGCGGCTCATTCTTAAGCCTGTTGTTTGCGCTTACCATGGTCTATCTGATGGGCGGCTCTTCGCTGCTTGAGTCTAAAATGGAACTGGTTGGCATGAAGATGGACAATCAGTTTGCAGTGCTGCTGTTCACCTTGATTTTCGGTGGTTTTATTGCCGTTGGTGTCGGCTGGATTGATAAAGTTTCACGTGTGCTGTTTACCACTATGATCGCGTTGCTGGTCGTTGTCGTCGCGTACTTGATGCCAGAAGTCGACATGGGCATGATGATGACCAACACTACCGATAGCTTAGTCGACGGGCGTGATCTGACTAACCTATGGCTGGCGGCTATTCCAATCGTGTTTACCTCTTTTGGTTTCCATGTCTGTATCGCCACTATCGTGCGTTACTTAGACGGCGATGCCATGTCGCTGCGTAAGGTATTGATTATCGGTTCAACCATTCCGCTAGTGTGCTATATCCTGTGGCTAGTGGTGACCTTGGGTACGTTAGGCGGCAAAACGGTTCATGAGTTTGATGGCTCACTGCCACTGCTAGTAACGGCGCTGCAAGGCGTTGCCGAGTCTTCAATCCTGAAGCACTTTATCGATCTGTTCGCCAACCTTGCGCTGGTGACCTCATTCCTTGGCGTAACCATGAGTCTGTTTGATTATGTTGCCGAGCTGACTCGCGCGAAAGAGAGCTGGAAGGGACGTGCACAGACTTGGTTACTGACTTTTATACCACCGCTATTGTGTGCCCTTTACTATCCAGATGGCTTCTTCAAGGTGCTGGGCTTTGCGGCAATTCCACTGGTAGTGATGATTATTTTCCTACCGATAGCGATGGCATTGGGCCTACGTAAGCAAAACTTGGGTGGTTATCAGGTATCTGGTGGCAACGCGGCGCTAGGCTTAGCGGCCGTTGCGGGTTTAACTATTATCTTGGCTCAGCTATGGGTCGCACTTTAA
- a CDS encoding YgjV family protein → MDNATIWEWVGYLASVVVAISLMMANIKKLRWWNLIGAALFVAYGLAIDAIPVALVNFFIVLIDAYYLVKLYKADSHMKDSTEL, encoded by the coding sequence ATGGATAACGCAACAATTTGGGAATGGGTCGGGTATCTAGCGTCGGTCGTTGTCGCGATATCGCTAATGATGGCAAACATCAAAAAACTACGTTGGTGGAATCTAATCGGCGCGGCACTTTTTGTCGCCTATGGATTAGCTATTGATGCGATTCCGGTGGCTCTGGTTAACTTCTTTATTGTGCTTATTGATGCCTATTATTTGGTGAAACTGTACAAAGCTGACTCACATATGAAAGATTCTACAGAACTCTAA
- a CDS encoding PaaI family thioesterase: protein MSIWFKPVSLEVCAKMDAGMHGKGTLMQTMGITITEIGDDYMKATMPASPAVHNPLGIVHGGANVALAETVASYAANFAVDFENYYCVGQEINANHLKASRNGILTATAKPIHLGKRSSVWEVLIHNSAGELCCISRMTAAVVKR, encoded by the coding sequence ATGTCGATTTGGTTTAAGCCTGTAAGTCTTGAGGTATGCGCGAAAATGGACGCCGGTATGCATGGTAAAGGCACCTTAATGCAGACGATGGGGATCACTATTACCGAGATTGGTGATGACTATATGAAGGCAACCATGCCTGCGTCACCAGCGGTACATAATCCACTAGGGATTGTTCACGGGGGGGCCAATGTGGCATTGGCTGAAACCGTTGCGAGTTACGCGGCAAATTTTGCTGTCGACTTTGAGAATTATTACTGTGTTGGCCAAGAGATCAACGCTAATCATCTTAAAGCCTCTCGTAATGGCATACTTACCGCCACTGCTAAGCCTATTCACCTAGGTAAGCGCAGCTCGGTATGGGAAGTGCTCATTCATAATAGTGCAGGGGAGCTGTGCTGTATCTCTCGTATGACAGCCGCGGTGGTTAAGCGCTAA
- a CDS encoding TMEM165/GDT1 family protein, translating to MEALLASTFTVAIAEIGDKTQLLALILAARFKNKTAIILGIFLSTLVNHFAAAWLGQWAISWISPETGRYLVAASFFAIALWVLIPDKVDAEESHFYSMGPFLATFILFFIAEMGDKTQIATVVLSAKYDALAMVVMGTTLGMLIANVPVVIAGHFSAEKLPMSWIHRGCAVLFALLAVATLVF from the coding sequence TTGGAAGCCCTGCTCGCCTCGACGTTTACCGTTGCCATCGCCGAAATCGGTGATAAGACTCAGCTATTAGCGCTTATCTTAGCCGCTCGCTTTAAAAACAAGACAGCCATTATTCTCGGCATATTTCTATCGACTCTAGTTAACCACTTTGCTGCGGCATGGCTTGGTCAATGGGCTATCTCTTGGATCAGCCCTGAAACGGGACGCTACTTAGTTGCCGCCTCTTTCTTTGCCATCGCGCTATGGGTATTAATTCCTGACAAAGTCGATGCAGAAGAAAGCCATTTCTATTCAATGGGGCCATTCTTAGCCACCTTTATTTTGTTCTTTATCGCCGAGATGGGCGATAAGACTCAGATAGCCACCGTAGTGCTATCGGCCAAATACGACGCCTTAGCCATGGTGGTGATGGGCACGACCTTGGGGATGCTCATTGCCAACGTACCTGTGGTCATTGCCGGACACTTTAGCGCCGAGAAGCTTCCCATGAGCTGGATCCACCGCGGCTGCGCAGTCCTGTTTGCACTGCTCGCTGTCGCGACTTTGGTTTTTTAA